A stretch of DNA from Synechococcus sp. JA-3-3Ab:
GATTGTGGTGCGGGGTACGGCGCGGGTCACGCGGGGCGAAGAGGTGATGCTACTCAACTCCAACGAATCCACCTACATTCCCCCCTGCACCAAGCACCGCCTGGAAAACCCTGGCACTACCCCTTTGGTCGTCATCGAGGTGCAAAACGGGGAATATTTGGGAGAGGACGATATTGTACGCTTCGAGGACGACTACGCTCGCTCATAGGGTAGGCCCAAGACAAGAAAGCTCTCTTGTGACCGGCTAATAACTTCTGAAGCCTGGACGGCTGCTCCCACCTTAGCGCTAGGCTTTGTCTGTGCATGTCTAGGGATCCAAAACAAAA
This window harbors:
- a CDS encoding cupin domain-containing protein, with the translated sequence MPQSARDRDNAAIPTLELLPSQAEIRPWGAFWVLDEGPMYKIKRIEVKPGHRLSLQMHYHRSEHWIVVRGTARVTRGEEVMLLNSNESTYIPPCTKHRLENPGTTPLVVIEVQNGEYLGEDDIVRFEDDYARS